A DNA window from Setaria viridis chromosome 2, Setaria_viridis_v4.0, whole genome shotgun sequence contains the following coding sequences:
- the LOC117842739 gene encoding ricin B-like lectin R40G2: MFGHHHHGHEHGGNQPPPQDQTLFKIFCRVDDGYCLTVRHDAVVLAPINPRDEFQHWYKDMRHSTKVKDEEGHPAFALVNKATGLAIKHSLGQSHPVKLAPYNPEYEDASVLWTESKDVGKGFRCIRMVNNIHLNFDAFHGDKDHGGVHDGTTVVLWEWCKGHNQSWKILPWGDEAYAPPPPPPAYGAGSGYAYPGGSRGPYPPGHQEPGYGYPPPPSGPEGYGAPPAHQEPGYGYRPPPGGPEGYYAPPHHHQEPGYGGYRPPPPGNTAPGYGGEYGYSNLPRALASESTVRVYCKAGDGYSLTVRNGNVCLAPTNPRDDFQHWVKDMRHSTSIKDEEGYPAFALVNKVTGEAIKHSLGQSHPVRLVPYNPEYVDESVLWTESRDVGQGFRCVRMVNNIYLNFDAFHGDKDHGGVHDGTTVVLWEWSKGDNQRWKILPW, encoded by the exons ATGttcggccaccaccaccacggccacgaGCACGGCGGCAACCAGCCCCCGCCGCAGGACCAGACGCTGTTCAAGATCTTCTGCCGCGTCGACGATGGCTACTGCCTCACCGTGCGCCACGACGCCGTCGTGCTCGCGCCCATCAACCCGCGCGACGAGTTCCAG CACTGGTACAAGGACATGAGGCACAGCACCAAGGTGAAGGACGAGGAGGGCCACCCGGCCTTCGCGCTCGTCAACAAGGCCACTGGACTCGCCATCAAGCACTCGCTCGGCCAGTCCCACCCG GTGAAGCTGGCGCCGTACAACCCTGAATACGAGGACGCGTCGGTGCTGTGGACGGAGAGCAAGGACGTCGGCAAGGGCTTCCGCTGCATCCGCATGGTCAACAACATCCACCTCAACTTCGACGCCTTCCACGGGGACAAGGACCACGGCGGCGTCCACGACGGCACCACCGTCGTGCTCTGGGAGTGGTGCAAGGGCCACAACCAGAGCTGGAAGATCCTGCCATGGGGCGACGAGGCctacgcaccgccgccgccgccaccggcctaCGGCGCCGGCAGTGGCTACGCGTACCCGGGAGGCAGCCGGGGCCCGTACCCGCCTGGGCACCAGGAGCCTGGCTACGGGTACCCTCCCCCGCCGAGCGGCCCCGAGGGCTACGGGGCCCCGCCTGCCCACCAGGAGCCCGGCTACGGCTACCGCCCCCCGCCCGGTGGCCCAGAGGGCTACTacgcgccgccgcaccaccaccaggAGCCTGGCTACGGCGGCtaccgccccccgccgccggggaACACCGCCCCGGGATACGGCGGGGAGTACGGGTACAGCAACCTGCCCCGTGCGCTGGCGTCGGAGTCCACCGTGCGCGTCTACTGCAAGGCCGGCGACGGGTACAGCCTGACCGTAAGGAACGGCAACGTGTGCCTTGCACCAACCAACCCCAGGGATGACTTCCAG CACTGGGTGAAGGACATGAGGCACAGCACCAGCATCAAGGACGAGGAGGGGTACCCGGCGTTCGCGCTGGTGAACAAGGTGACCGGCGAAGCCATCAAGCACTCCCTGGGACAGAGCCACCCG GTCCGCCTGGTGCCCTACAACCCTGAGTACGTGGACGAGTCGGTGCTGTGGACGGAGAGCCGCGACGTCGGCCAGGGCTTCCGCTGCGTGCGCATGGTGAACAACATCTACCTCAACTTCGACGCCTTCCACGGTGACAAGGACCATGGCGGCGTCCACGATGGCACCACCGTCGTGCTCTGGGAGTGGTCCAAGGGCGACAACCAGCGCTGGAAGATCCTCCCCTGGT AG
- the LOC117844510 gene encoding ricin B-like lectin R40G2 codes for MSWFGHHHHNQPAPAASGPNQVFKIFCRANENYCLAVRDGAVVLAPANPKDDHQHWYKDMRFSTRVKDEEGMPAFALVNKATGLAIKHSLGQSHPVKLVPFNPAEEDASVLWTESKDIGKGFRCIRMVNNTRLNFDAFHGDKDHGGVHDGTTVVLWDWCKGENQSWKILPWGPEAHSPAAGPGNASIGGVPVHTVRVFCKAGEDYSLTARNGTVCLAPSNPRDEYQHWIKDMRHSTRIRDEEGYPAFALVNKVTGEAIKHSTGQGHSVKLVPYNPDYQDESVLWTESRDVGDGFRCVRMVNNIYLNFDAFHGDKAHGGVHDGTEIVLWEWAKGDNQRWKILPWCLQLALLKKRTRHTKEKREMDFYGGRERYGGGYGGIATPGYAPPVPYGMSQVNIEGKGCGRPLPPQPTVKVYCRADPNYAMTVRNGKVVLAPANPKDEYQHWIKDMRWSTSVKDEEGYPAFALVNKATGEAIKHSLGQSHPVRLVPYNPDFLDESVLWTESRDVGNGFRCVRMVNNIYLNFDALHGDKWHGGVRDGTEIVLWKWCEGDNQRWKIQPYY; via the exons ATGTCGTGGTtcgggcaccaccaccacaaccagcCGGCTCCCGCGGCGTCGGGCCCCAACCAGGTGTTCAAGATCTTCTGCCGCGCCAACGAGAATTACTGCCTCGCCGTCCGCGACGGCGCCGTCGTGCTCGCCCCCGCCAACCCCAAGGATGACCACCAGCACTGGTACAAGGACATGCGCTTCAGCACCAGGGTCAAGGACGAGGAAGGCATGCCGGCCTTCGCCCTCGTCAACAAGGCCACCGGCCTCGCCATCAAGCACTCGCTCGGCCAATCCCACCCG GTGAAGCTGGTGCCCTTCAACCCTGCCGAGGAGGACGCGTCGGTGCTGTGGACGGAGAGCAAGGACATCGGCAAGGGCTTCCGCTGCATCCGCATGGTCAACAACACCCGCCTCAACTTCGACGCCTTCCACGGCGACAAGGACCACGGCGGCGTCCACGACGGCACCACCGTCGTGCTCTGGGATTGGTGCAAGGGCGAGAACCAGAGCTGGAAGATCCTGCCATGGGGCCCCGAGGCGCactcccccgccgccgggcccgGGAACGCCTCCATCGGCGGCGTCCCCGTGCACACCGTCCGCGTCTTCTGCAAGGCCGGCGAGGACTACAGCCTGACGGCGCGCAACGGCACGGTGTGCCTGGCGCCCTCCAACCCCAGGGACGAGTACCAGCACTGGATCAAGGACATGAGGCACAGCACCCGGATCAGGGACGAGGAGGGCTACCCGGCCTTCGCCCTCGTCAACAAGGTCACCGGCGAGGCCATCAAGCACTCCACGGGGCAGGGCCACTCCGTCAAGCTGGTCCCCTACAACCCGGACTACCAGGACGAGTCGGTGCTCTGGACCGAGAGCCGCGACGTCGGCGACGGCTTCCGCTGCGTCCGCATGGTGAACAACATCTACCTCAACTTCGACGCCTTCCACGGCGACAAGGCCCACGGCGGCGTCCACGACGGCACCGAGATCGTGCTCTGGGAGTGGGCCAAGGGCGACAACCAGCGCTGGAAGATCCTCCCCTGGT GCCTCCAGCTTGCG CTGCTTAAGAAAAGAACCAGGCACACCAAAGAGAAAAGAGAGATGGACTTTTACGGTGGTCGTGAGCGTTACGGCGGCGGTTACGGCGGCATCGCGACGCCGGGGTACGCTCCGCCGGTGCCGTACGGGATGTCGCAGGTGAACATCGAGGGCAAGGGTTGCGGGCGCCCTCTGCCGCCGCAGCCGACGGTGAAGGTGTACTGCCGCGCCGACCCCAACTACGCGATGACGGTCCGCAACGGCAAGGTGGTGCTGGCGCCGGCGAACCCCAAGGACGAGTACCAGCACTGGATCAAGGACATGCGGTGGAGCACGAGCGTCAAGGACGAGGAGGGGTACCCGGCGTTCGCGCTGGTGAACAAGGCCACCGGGGAGGCCATCAAGCACTCCCTGGGGCAGTCCCACCCGGTGCGCCTGGTGCCCTACAACCCGGACTTCCTGGACGAGTCGGTGCTGTGGACGGAGAGCCGCGACGTCGGCAACGGCTTCCGCTGCGTGCGCATGGTGAACAACATCTACCTCAACTTCGACGCGCTCCACGGCGACAAGTGGCacggcggcgtccgcgacgGCACCGAGATCGTGCTCTGGAAGTGGTGCGAGGGAGACAACCAGCGCTGGAAGATCCAGCCATACTACTGA